A region of Sulfitobacter faviae DNA encodes the following proteins:
- a CDS encoding LysR family transcriptional regulator, translated as MSYFDNIRTFVRVYELGSMSAAGRDLRISPAVTSSRISQLEERLGVRLFQRTTRSLSPTEQGKAFYRGATEILEAVESAEAQIVNITENLKGSLYVAAPLGVGRRLIAPQVPDFLKSYPEVSVRLRLTDRKVDLTTEGLDLAFFLGQPEDSNLRIRKIADVERVLCASPEYIVRRGMPVGGDALVSEGHECLNLRFPGATEFRWLLKTKDGPKRFRVSGRYESDDGDVLTDWALAGHGVAMKPVFEIADHLRTGALVPVAEKTPPEPIQMACLFTHRRRQDPKTRLFMEFMVDRIAATI; from the coding sequence ATGTCCTACTTCGATAACATCCGCACCTTCGTGCGCGTCTATGAACTTGGCAGCATGTCTGCCGCGGGACGAGATCTGCGGATATCTCCTGCTGTGACGTCATCTCGGATTTCCCAGTTGGAAGAACGGCTTGGTGTCAGGCTTTTCCAACGGACAACGCGCAGTCTTTCCCCGACCGAGCAGGGAAAGGCTTTCTACCGGGGCGCGACTGAGATCCTCGAAGCCGTCGAAAGCGCCGAGGCGCAGATCGTCAACATCACCGAAAATCTTAAAGGCTCGCTTTATGTGGCGGCGCCCTTGGGTGTCGGGCGTCGATTGATCGCGCCGCAGGTTCCCGACTTCTTGAAGAGTTATCCCGAGGTCAGCGTGCGCTTGCGTTTGACGGACCGCAAGGTGGATCTGACGACCGAAGGACTGGACCTCGCGTTTTTCCTAGGTCAGCCCGAAGACAGCAATCTACGCATTCGGAAGATTGCGGATGTCGAACGGGTGCTCTGTGCCTCGCCAGAGTATATCGTGCGGCGGGGCATGCCCGTCGGTGGAGATGCTTTGGTTTCGGAAGGGCATGAATGCCTTAACCTACGCTTCCCGGGGGCGACCGAATTTCGGTGGTTGCTCAAGACAAAGGACGGCCCCAAACGTTTTCGGGTCTCGGGGCGCTACGAATCTGACGACGGTGACGTGCTCACCGATTGGGCCCTTGCGGGGCATGGTGTCGCGATGAAACCGGTTTTCGAGATTGCGGACCATCTCCGGACCGGCGCTTTGGTCCCGGTCGCGGAAAAGACGCCGCCCGAGCCGATCCAGATGGCCTGCCTGTTCACCCACCGCCGCCGCCAAGACCCGAAAACGCGCCTGTTCATGGAATTCATGGTCGACCGGATCGCCGCGACGATCTAG
- a CDS encoding urate hydroxylase PuuD, which translates to MYDLAILWDWIAFSVRWLHVITAMAWIGASFYFIALDLMLKPNDALPEGAYGEEWEVHGGGFYHTVKYLVAPARMPEHLTWHKWQSYSTWLSGAALLMIIYWVGGELFLLDPTKADLSLWQGILISGGSLTIGWLLYDAMCKSKLADHPTVLMLLLFVILVFMSWGYNQIFTGRAALLHLGAFTATIMTANVFFQIMPNQRVVVEDLKAGRTPDAKYGKIAKVRSTHNNYLTLPVVFLMLSNHYPLAFGTEFSWIIASLIFLTGVTIRHYFNTMHKTGTGPHWTWAVTVLLMILIAWLSTIRTGETWEDAEARALTAYEQTYAAAEGFENAYDTVISNCSMCHAREPVWGNMQWAPKGVYLETPGDVARHAEQIYLQAGVSHAMPPPNAVQMDEEARRSIVAWVREVRRQ; encoded by the coding sequence ATGTACGATTTGGCAATTCTGTGGGACTGGATCGCGTTCAGCGTGCGCTGGCTGCATGTGATCACTGCAATGGCATGGATCGGTGCATCGTTCTACTTTATCGCGCTCGACCTCATGCTGAAGCCAAACGACGCCCTGCCCGAAGGCGCCTATGGCGAAGAGTGGGAAGTGCATGGCGGGGGCTTTTATCACACCGTCAAATATCTGGTGGCGCCCGCCCGGATGCCTGAACACCTGACTTGGCACAAATGGCAAAGCTACAGCACTTGGCTGTCCGGCGCGGCGCTTTTGATGATCATCTACTGGGTGGGCGGTGAACTATTTCTGCTCGATCCCACCAAGGCCGATCTCTCGCTTTGGCAGGGCATCCTGATCTCCGGCGGCTCCTTGACGATCGGTTGGCTGCTATACGACGCGATGTGCAAATCGAAACTTGCCGATCACCCCACGGTTTTGATGCTGCTCTTGTTCGTGATCCTTGTGTTCATGTCCTGGGGATACAACCAGATCTTTACCGGCCGGGCGGCACTGCTGCATCTCGGCGCGTTCACAGCGACGATCATGACTGCCAACGTGTTTTTCCAGATCATGCCCAACCAGCGGGTCGTCGTCGAAGACCTCAAGGCGGGACGGACGCCTGATGCGAAATACGGCAAGATCGCCAAGGTGCGCTCGACACATAACAACTACCTGACGCTGCCGGTGGTGTTCTTGATGTTGTCGAACCACTATCCGTTGGCTTTTGGAACTGAGTTCAGCTGGATTATCGCCAGCCTGATCTTTCTGACCGGGGTCACCATTCGCCACTACTTTAACACGATGCACAAAACCGGAACCGGCCCACATTGGACTTGGGCAGTGACCGTGTTGCTGATGATTTTGATCGCTTGGCTCTCTACCATTCGGACAGGCGAGACTTGGGAGGACGCAGAGGCCCGTGCGTTGACGGCATACGAACAGACCTATGCCGCCGCCGAGGGGTTCGAAAATGCCTACGACACCGTCATCAGCAACTGTTCGATGTGCCATGCCCGAGAACCGGTCTGGGGCAATATGCAGTGGGCGCCGAAAGGCGTCTACCTTGAGACACCGGGCGACGTGGCGCGTCATGCTGAGCAGATTTATCTCCAAGCGGGCGTGAGCCATGCCATGCCGCCGCCGAACGCCGTACAGATGGATGAAGAAGCGCGGCGCAGCATTGTCGCGTGGGTGCGCGAAGTACGTCGTCAGTAG
- a CDS encoding LysR family transcriptional regulator: MSYIESLRVFVRVMELGSITSGGRDLRLTPAVASKRLKELEKHLGVRLFNRTTRSITPTEVGTVFYEEAHAILQALDNAEARVASFSDAPRGTLRITAPLGVGRRIVAPLVPEFFDTYPDTEIRMRLSDRRVDIMADGLDIAFFIGEPSDSTMKLRKFADCDRALCASPDYLSRSGTPKTPDDLHDQAHNCLLLRYPRSPEYYWTLQTDMGPRKLEVRGRFDADDGDVLTDWALAGRGIINKPRFDVREHLKSGRLVEVLPHAPPKPTIFGCLYPHKKLQDPKVRLFVDHIARNSKRFFA; encoded by the coding sequence ATGTCTTATATCGAAAGCCTGCGCGTTTTCGTTCGCGTGATGGAACTGGGAAGCATTACTTCCGGTGGCCGGGATCTGAGATTGACCCCTGCCGTTGCAAGCAAGCGTTTGAAAGAGCTTGAAAAACATCTTGGAGTGCGTCTCTTTAATCGGACGACACGTTCAATAACCCCGACAGAAGTAGGCACCGTATTCTACGAAGAAGCCCATGCCATTCTACAGGCCTTGGACAATGCCGAGGCCCGGGTCGCCAGCTTTTCCGACGCCCCGCGGGGCACCCTGCGCATCACGGCCCCACTTGGGGTCGGGCGACGGATAGTTGCGCCCTTGGTGCCCGAGTTTTTTGATACCTATCCCGATACTGAGATTCGGATGCGGCTCTCTGACCGACGGGTGGACATCATGGCCGATGGGCTCGACATCGCGTTCTTCATCGGCGAGCCGAGCGATTCCACGATGAAGCTGCGAAAGTTCGCGGATTGCGATCGGGCCTTGTGCGCCTCGCCCGATTATCTGTCTCGCTCTGGAACGCCAAAGACGCCTGACGATCTTCACGATCAGGCGCACAACTGCCTTCTACTTCGGTATCCGAGGTCACCAGAGTATTACTGGACGCTTCAGACCGATATGGGCCCCCGAAAACTGGAAGTTCGCGGACGGTTCGATGCCGATGACGGTGATGTCTTGACCGATTGGGCGCTGGCCGGGCGCGGGATCATCAACAAACCCCGCTTTGACGTGCGCGAACACCTGAAATCGGGACGGCTGGTCGAAGTATTGCCTCACGCCCCACCAAAACCGACCATTTTTGGCTGTCTCTATCCCCACAAAAAGCTTCAGGATCCGAAGGTCCGTCTCTTCGTTGATCACATCGCGCGAAACAGCAAACGCTTCTTTGCCTGA